One region of Natronolimnobius baerhuensis genomic DNA includes:
- a CDS encoding 2-oxoacid:acceptor oxidoreductase subunit alpha, producing the protein MAEDLNWAVGGEAGDGIDSTGKIFAQALSRAGRHVFTSKDFASRIRGGYTAYKIRTSVDDIQSVVDRLDILVALTQRTIDENLDELHEGSAVIYDGERSWEAEIPDEITAVDVPLKSLAEDAGGAIMRNVVALGAACEIANFDVEYLDESLEKRFGGKGSKIVENNKEAARLGQEYVQENYDLDHLGYSLETTDNDYVLLNGNEAIGMGAIAAGCRFYAGYPITPATSIMEYLTGRIEEYGGHVVQAEDELSAINMALGGARAGARSMTATSGAGIDLMTETFGLVATSETPLVITDVQRSGPSTGMPTKQEQGDLNMALYGGHGEVPRFVVAPTTITECFWKTIEAFNLAEKYQTPVFLISDLAMSVTEQTFPPEAFDMDDVEIDRGKLVDDDTVDQWLDSQGRFRAHAATEDGVSPRAIPGTTDGAHMSTGLEHDELGRRTEETDVRVQQVDKRNRKVETAKEEEGWEYREFGNPDSENLILSWGSNEGALVEALEYLEEDDVDLRVISVPYIFPRPDLTDEIEAAEEVIVVECNATGQFADLIEHDALTRVKRINKYTGIRFKADELAEQITEKLSAEVPA; encoded by the coding sequence ATGGCTGAGGACCTCAACTGGGCGGTCGGAGGCGAAGCCGGAGACGGCATCGACTCGACCGGAAAAATCTTCGCACAGGCGCTCTCGCGTGCCGGCCGACACGTGTTCACGTCGAAAGACTTCGCGTCGCGAATCCGCGGCGGTTACACTGCCTACAAGATTCGAACATCTGTCGATGATATTCAAAGTGTTGTCGACCGACTCGACATTCTCGTTGCGCTGACGCAGCGAACAATCGACGAGAATCTGGATGAACTCCACGAGGGTAGTGCCGTCATCTACGACGGTGAGCGCTCGTGGGAAGCCGAAATCCCCGACGAGATCACCGCCGTCGACGTACCACTGAAATCGCTCGCCGAAGACGCCGGCGGCGCAATCATGCGCAACGTCGTCGCACTCGGTGCGGCGTGTGAAATCGCCAACTTCGATGTCGAGTACCTCGACGAATCCCTCGAGAAACGCTTCGGCGGCAAAGGCTCGAAAATCGTCGAGAACAACAAGGAAGCCGCTCGACTCGGCCAGGAATACGTCCAGGAGAACTACGATCTGGACCACCTCGGCTACAGTCTCGAGACGACGGACAACGATTACGTCCTCTTGAACGGCAACGAAGCGATTGGCATGGGTGCCATCGCCGCTGGCTGTCGCTTCTACGCCGGCTACCCGATCACGCCCGCAACCTCCATCATGGAGTATCTGACGGGCCGAATCGAAGAGTACGGCGGGCACGTCGTGCAGGCAGAAGACGAACTCTCGGCGATCAACATGGCGCTTGGTGGTGCACGCGCTGGCGCGCGCTCGATGACCGCAACCTCCGGTGCTGGGATTGACCTCATGACCGAGACGTTCGGCCTCGTTGCAACCAGCGAGACACCGCTTGTCATCACTGACGTCCAGCGTTCCGGTCCATCGACCGGGATGCCGACGAAACAGGAACAGGGCGATCTCAACATGGCGCTGTACGGTGGCCACGGTGAGGTGCCACGCTTCGTCGTCGCGCCGACGACGATCACCGAGTGCTTCTGGAAGACCATCGAGGCGTTCAACCTCGCCGAAAAGTACCAGACGCCGGTGTTCCTGATCTCCGATCTGGCAATGTCCGTCACCGAACAGACGTTCCCACCGGAAGCGTTCGACATGGACGACGTCGAGATCGACCGCGGCAAACTCGTCGACGACGACACCGTCGACCAGTGGCTCGACTCGCAGGGTCGGTTCCGCGCACACGCTGCCACCGAAGACGGCGTCAGCCCCCGTGCCATCCCCGGCACAACCGACGGCGCACACATGTCCACCGGCTTAGAGCACGACGAACTCGGTCGCCGAACCGAAGAAACCGACGTGCGCGTCCAGCAGGTCGACAAACGAAATCGAAAGGTCGAGACCGCCAAAGAAGAAGAAGGCTGGGAGTACCGTGAGTTCGGGAACCCTGACTCCGAGAACCTCATCCTCTCGTGGGGATCGAACGAAGGTGCACTCGTCGAAGCCCTCGAGTATCTCGAGGAAGACGATGTTGATCTGCGCGTGATTTCGGTGCCGTACATCTTCCCGCGTCCGGATCTGACCGACGAGATCGAGGCGGCCGAGGAAGTCATCGTTGTCGAGTGTAACGCAACGGGACAGTTCGCGGATCTGATCGAACACGACGCCCTTACCCGCGTCAAACGCATCAACAAGTACACCGGTATCCGCTTCAAGGCGGACGAACTCGCCGAACAGATCACCGAAAAACTCTCCGCAGAGGTGCCAGCATAA
- the trkA gene encoding Trk system potassium transporter TrkA, whose translation MHVIIVGAGDVGQAIASNLEDSHDVVVIDRNQEIVEELTYSMDVLALHGDGTELKTLQAADVEEASLVIACTDNDEVNVVVCGAVKTASNAFTIARVRRRTLLETWEGSQGAFGVDFMVCTDLLTARTIFRISGLPATQDVDTFVGGLVRMAEFEINAESPVVDMTVQEADCYDSMTFAGIFRDDEMIVATGDTVIRAGDRVVVIGSPGSVVDFAEDVATLDTDDADEVVIVGASEIGFQAAREFEEHGYRPRLIEQDHDRAREVAEALPNTLVMESDATDAEFLAREHIDEANVVIAALDGDEKNLLVSLLARRLGVDRTVAVIENLQYAELFETVGIDVAINPREETAEEIVRFTRAGHTEKVAMLEHDRAEVIEFEVNDSSVLAGETIVEAMNDLPDGVVIGAISRGGDLVTPRGETMIYPGDHIVVFVDADVLDEVVETM comes from the coding sequence ATGCACGTAATAATCGTCGGCGCAGGTGACGTTGGACAGGCAATCGCCAGCAACTTAGAGGACTCACACGATGTCGTCGTCATCGACCGCAATCAAGAGATTGTCGAGGAGTTGACTTACTCGATGGATGTCCTCGCGTTGCACGGTGATGGAACCGAACTCAAGACCTTACAAGCCGCGGATGTCGAAGAAGCCAGCCTCGTAATCGCCTGTACGGACAACGACGAAGTAAACGTCGTCGTCTGTGGCGCGGTCAAAACGGCGAGCAACGCCTTTACGATTGCCCGTGTCCGGCGACGAACACTCCTCGAGACCTGGGAGGGGTCACAGGGTGCATTCGGCGTTGATTTCATGGTCTGTACGGATCTGCTGACTGCGCGAACGATTTTCCGTATTTCAGGGCTTCCTGCGACACAAGATGTTGATACCTTTGTTGGCGGTCTCGTCAGAATGGCGGAGTTCGAAATCAACGCCGAAAGCCCCGTTGTCGATATGACCGTCCAGGAGGCCGACTGCTACGATTCGATGACGTTTGCTGGGATCTTCCGCGATGACGAGATGATCGTTGCCACCGGTGATACCGTTATCCGGGCAGGGGACCGGGTCGTCGTTATCGGCAGCCCCGGTTCTGTCGTCGACTTCGCAGAAGACGTTGCGACGCTCGATACCGACGATGCCGACGAAGTCGTCATCGTTGGTGCGAGTGAAATCGGCTTCCAGGCCGCTCGAGAGTTCGAAGAACACGGCTATCGGCCGCGACTGATCGAGCAGGACCACGACCGCGCGCGCGAGGTCGCCGAAGCGCTGCCGAACACGCTCGTGATGGAAAGCGACGCGACTGACGCCGAGTTCCTCGCGCGCGAACACATCGACGAGGCCAACGTCGTCATTGCTGCACTCGATGGCGACGAAAAGAACTTGCTCGTCTCCCTGCTTGCCCGCCGACTTGGCGTCGACCGGACGGTCGCAGTCATCGAGAACCTCCAGTACGCCGAACTGTTCGAAACGGTTGGCATCGATGTCGCAATCAACCCGCGCGAGGAGACCGCAGAAGAGATCGTCCGCTTTACTCGTGCCGGCCACACCGAGAAAGTCGCCATGCTCGAGCACGACCGGGCGGAGGTAATCGAGTTCGAAGTAAACGATAGCAGCGTCTTAGCGGGTGAGACGATTGTCGAAGCAATGAATGACTTACCCGACGGCGTCGTTATCGGCGCAATCTCGCGTGGTGGCGATCTGGTGACGCCACGTGGTGAGACGATGATCTATCCGGGCGATCACATCGTCGTCTTCGTTGATGCTGACGTGTTAGACGAAGTCGTCGAGACGATGTGA
- a CDS encoding 2-oxoacid:ferredoxin oxidoreductase subunit beta — protein MSSDVRFTDFKSDKQPTWCPGCGDFGTMNGMMKALAETGNDPDNTFVVAGIGCSGKIGTYMHSYALHGVHGRALPVGQGVKMSRPDIEVMVAGGDGDGYSIGAGHFVHAVRRNVDMSYVVMDNRIYGLTKGQASPTSRSDFETSTTPEGPKQPPVNPLALALASGASFIAQSFASDALRHQEIVQEAIEHDGFGFVNVFSPCVTFNDVDTYDYFRDNLVDLQEDEDHDPTDYEAAKEVILDSDKEYQGVMYQDDESVPYHEQHGVTENMSEIPDGAPEDAMDLVREFY, from the coding sequence ATGAGCTCCGACGTTCGATTCACAGACTTCAAATCCGACAAGCAGCCAACGTGGTGTCCCGGTTGCGGTGACTTCGGGACGATGAACGGTATGATGAAAGCCCTCGCCGAAACCGGAAACGACCCGGACAACACGTTCGTGGTCGCTGGAATTGGTTGTTCCGGCAAGATCGGGACCTACATGCACAGCTACGCCCTTCACGGGGTCCACGGCCGTGCGCTTCCGGTCGGACAGGGTGTCAAGATGTCCCGCCCCGACATCGAAGTGATGGTCGCCGGCGGTGACGGTGACGGCTACTCAATCGGTGCCGGTCACTTCGTCCACGCCGTCCGCCGAAACGTCGACATGTCCTACGTCGTCATGGACAACCGCATTTACGGACTGACGAAAGGGCAGGCCTCGCCAACGTCGCGGTCTGACTTCGAAACCTCGACGACCCCAGAAGGACCAAAACAGCCGCCGGTGAACCCACTCGCACTCGCACTCGCCTCCGGCGCGTCCTTTATCGCCCAGTCGTTCGCTTCCGACGCCCTGCGCCACCAGGAGATCGTCCAGGAAGCCATCGAACACGACGGCTTCGGCTTCGTCAACGTCTTCAGCCCGTGTGTCACGTTCAACGACGTCGACACCTACGACTACTTCCGCGACAACCTCGTCGACCTGCAGGAAGACGAAGACCACGACCCGACCGATTACGAGGCAGCCAAGGAAGTCATCCTCGACAGCGACAAGGAGTATCAAGGTGTGATGTATCAGGACGACGAGTCCGTGCCGTACCACGAACAACACGGCGTCACCGAGAACATGTCCGAGATTCCAGACGGTGCGCCTGAGGACGCGATGGACCTCGTCCGCGAGTTCTACTAA
- a CDS encoding Lrp/AsnC family transcriptional regulator — protein MGDGTGSSYRLDEIDRRIIYALMADARNTSAPTIAEQVSVSGATVRNRIAQLEEHGIIEGYHATVDFEHADGSLMNLFLCHVSFDEIEGVARRIGTIPGVINVRELMGGRINLHVLTVGTDTSDLRRIGRDLAKLDVEIEDEFLLQTEHDFPYTPYGPADGQPREQLTDHISLTGGAEVVEVNVHEDAPIADCTLEEAAAEGLLDDRTLVIAIERDDDVITPHGDTEIHAHDIVTVFAPNETDGPTVQGFHGPDREPDLRTRQQ, from the coding sequence ATGGGAGACGGGACCGGCAGCAGCTATCGACTCGACGAGATTGACCGTCGGATCATCTACGCGTTGATGGCCGACGCGCGCAATACGTCGGCACCGACTATCGCTGAGCAGGTAAGCGTCTCCGGCGCGACGGTCCGCAATCGAATCGCACAACTCGAGGAACACGGGATTATCGAGGGCTATCACGCGACTGTCGATTTCGAACACGCCGATGGCTCGCTGATGAACCTCTTTCTCTGTCACGTCTCGTTTGACGAAATCGAGGGTGTTGCCAGACGGATCGGCACCATCCCCGGCGTGATCAACGTCAGAGAGTTAATGGGCGGTCGCATAAACTTACACGTCCTTACAGTCGGAACCGATACGAGTGATCTACGCCGCATTGGGCGCGACCTCGCGAAACTGGACGTCGAAATCGAAGACGAGTTCCTCTTACAGACCGAACACGATTTCCCGTATACGCCCTACGGACCCGCCGATGGGCAGCCTCGAGAGCAGTTGACCGATCACATCAGCCTCACCGGCGGCGCGGAAGTCGTCGAAGTGAACGTCCACGAGGACGCCCCAATCGCCGACTGTACACTCGAGGAGGCAGCGGCGGAGGGACTGCTCGATGATCGGACGCTGGTGATTGCAATCGAGCGCGACGACGACGTGATCACACCACACGGCGATACAGAAATTCACGCCCACGATATCGTGACCGTGTTTGCACCGAACGAGACCGACGGGCCGACCGTTCAGGGCTTTCACGGCCCTGACAGAGAGCCAGACCTGCGGACGCGACAGCAGTAA
- a CDS encoding FmdB family zinc ribbon protein — translation MSLSKYLPEFLQGDDDEREADPNATIIYECRHCGTDFDEDLDHCPVCESTEIATYTFDTGAELTDDAE, via the coding sequence ATGTCACTCAGTAAATATCTTCCCGAGTTCCTGCAGGGGGATGACGACGAGCGTGAGGCGGACCCGAACGCGACGATCATCTACGAGTGCCGTCACTGCGGAACTGACTTTGACGAAGACTTAGATCATTGCCCAGTCTGTGAGTCGACAGAAATTGCGACGTACACGTTCGATACTGGCGCTGAACTCACGGACGACGCGGAGTAA